The Pseudomonas viciae genomic interval GAGCATTTCATCCATCAACTGGCGGCCGCATTCACGGCTGAACGATTCTCCGTGTTCGATCAGCACTTGGCCTTCGAACCCGGCCAAGGCCTCGCTAAAGCCGGCGGTCCGCTCCTGGCTGATACTGAGTTCGGGGCGGGCGCTGATCAAGGCGATTTGCCGAGGGTGGGTCTCCAGCAGGCTGCGGGTCAGTTGCAGGCTGGCCTGGCGGTCGTCGCTGATCACCGAACAGAAATGCGCGGGCTCCATCACCCGGTCGATGGCGATGATCGGAATGCCCTTGGCTTGCAACTGGCGGTAACTGTCGTCCCCGGTTGGCAAACAACTGGCAACGATCAGCGCATCGCAGCGCCGGGCGCGGAACAGCTGCAACAGTTGCCGCTCGCTGTCCGGGGCGTCGTCGGAGCTGGCGATCAACAACTGATAACCCCGTGCCCGCGCGCCCTGTTCCAGCAGCTTGGCGATGCGCGCATAACTGGGGTTTTCCAGGTCCGGCAGGATGAAACCCAAGGTGCGGGTGTGCCGGCTGCGCAGCCCGGCGGCCTGGGGATTGGGCGTGAAACCATGTTCTTCGACCACCGCCCGCACCCGTTCAACGGTGGCGCTGCTGATGCGTTGCTGTTCGGCCTTGCCATTGATGACATAGCTGGCGGTGGTCACGGACACACCGGCCAGCTGGGCAATATCACTGAGTTTCAACCCGGTTTTCCTTATTTTTTCGAGTTTGCCCCGACAATAAGGGCCATCCTACCCGATTCGAGATGACGGTCACCGTCCAAGCGCTTACGACAAGTTGCACTTCAAGGATGAGAGATTATCGAGTAACGTGCCAATCTTTCTAGATTAAACGTTTCAGCAAGCGTATTTTCAAGGTTAGCAGGATTTTTTGGCTGTGCTGCCGCGATACCGCCAAAAGCCGTCCTGTCACGCTAAGCTGATTCATTCAAAACAATACCTGGCGCCAACCGGACGCCAAAAAGGAGAAAGCATGCTCGAGCTCACTCTAGAGCAGATATCCATGGCTCAGACGGCTGTGGATAAAGACGCTGCGCTGCAACTGCTCGCTGACAAACTGCTGGCCGATGGCCTGGTGGCTGAGGGTTACCTCGCCGGCTTGCAGGCCCGCGAAGCCCAGGGCTCGACCTTTCTTGGCCAAGGTATTGCCATTCCCCACGGTACTCCGCAAACCCGCGACCTGGTTCATTCGACCGGCGTGCGTCTGCTGCAATTTCCCGAAGGCGTGGACTGGGGTGATGGCCAGATGGTTTACCTGGCCATCGGCATCGCCGCCAAATCCGACGAACACCTGCGCTTGCTGCAACTGCTGACCCGCGCCCTTGGTGAAACTGACCTGGGCGAGGCCCTGCGCCGCGCCGGTTCCGCCGAAGCCTTGTTGAAGCTGTTGCAAGGCGCGCCACAGGAATTGGCCCTGGACGCGCAGATGATCGGCCTCGGTGTATCGGCTGACGATTTCGAAGAGTTGGTGTGGCGCGGTGCCCGGCTGCTGCGCCAGGCTGACTGCGTAAGTAACGGCTTTGCCGGCGTGCTGCAACAAGTCGAGGCGCTGCCCCTGGGCGATGGCCTGTGGTGGCTGCACAGCGAACAGACCGTCAAGCGCCCGGGCCTGGCCTTCGTGACTCCGGACAAACCGATCCGCTACCTCGGCCAGCCGTTGAGCGGGCTGTTCTGCCTCGCCAGCCTCGGCGAGGCCCACCAGGCCTTGCTGGAACGGCTCTGCGCGTTGCTGATCGAAGGCCGTGGCCACGAGTTGGGCCGCGCCACCAGCAGCCGCAAAGTGTTGGAAGTGCTCGGCGGTGAATTGCCTGCCGACTGGCCCAGCGCACGCATCGGCCTGGCCAACGCCCATGGTTTGCATGCGCGGCCGGCGAAAATTCTCGCGCAACTGGCGAAAAGCTTCGAAGGCGAGATCCGCGTGCGCATCGTCGACGGCCAGGACAGCGCCGTGTCGGTCAAGAGTCTGAGCAAGCTGCTGAGCCTGGGCGCCCGTCGCGGTCAGGTGCTGGAGTTCATCGCTGAACCGAGCATTGCCAACGATGCTTTGCCGGCACTGCTGGCAGCCATCGAAGAAGGCCTTGGCGAAGAAGTCGAACCGCTGCCACCACCGAGCGCGCCGCGCGAAACCGCGATGGCCGAAATCGCCACCGTCATGCTCGCCCCCGAATCCGGCAGCCTGATCCAGGCTGTCGCCGCGGCACCAGGCATTGCCATTGGCCCGGCCCACATCCAGGTGCTGCAAGCCATCGACTATCCGTTGCGTGGCGAGTCGGCGGCCATCGAACGCGAGCGCCTGCAAAACGCCTTGAACCAGGTGCGCCGCGATATCCAAGGCCTGGTCGAACGCGCCAAGGCCAAGGCCATTCGCGAAATCTTCATTACCCACCAGGAAATGCTCGACGACCCGGAGCTGACTGACGAAGTCGACACCCGTTTGAAGCTGGGCGAAAGTGCGCAAGCGGCATGGATGGGCGTGATCGAAGGCGCCGCGAAAGAACAGGAAGCCTTGCAGGATGCCCTGCTCGCCGAACGTGCCGCCGACCTGCGGGATGTCGGCCGTCGGGTGCTGGCGCAGCTGTGTGGCGTCGAAACCCTGAGTGAGCCCGATCAACCCTACATCCTGGTGATGGACGAGGTCGGTCCGTCCGACGTGGCCCGCCTGGACCCGACCCGGGTGGCAGGCATCCTGACCGCACGGGGCGGCGCCACCGCCCACAGCGCCATCGTCGCCCGGGCCTTGGGCATTCCGGCGCTGGTGGGCGCCGGTGCGGCCGTGTTGCTGCTGGCGCCGGGCACGTCCTTGCTACTGGACGGCCAGCGCGGTCGCCTGCACGTCGACCCGGACGCTGCCACTCTGCAACGGGCCGCTGAAGAGCGCGACACCCGTGAGCAGCGCCTCAAGGTCGCCGCCGAGCAGCGCCATCAACCGGCGCTGACCCGTGACGGCCACGCCGTGGAAGTGTTTGCCAACATCGGCGAGAGCGCCGGCGTCGCCAGCGCGGTGGAGCAGGGCGCCGAAGGCATTGGTTTGTTGCGTACCGAACTGATTTTCATGGCCCACAACCAGGCGCCGGACGAAGCGACCCAGGAAGCTGAATATCGCAAGGTGCTCGATGGCTTGGCCGGTCGGCCGCTGGTGGTACGTACCCTGGACGTGGGCGGCGACAAACCGCTGCCGTACTGGCCGATCGCGAAAGAAGAAAACCCGTTCTTAGGTGTGCGTGGCATTCGCCTGACGCTGCAACGTCCGCAGGTCATGGAAGCGCAATTGCGCGCCTTGTTGCGCTCGGCGGACAACCGTCCATTGCGAATCATGTTCCCGATGGTCGGCAGCGTCGATGAGTGGCGCCAGGCCCGGGCCATGACCGAGCGCCTGCGCCTGGAAATCCCCGTGGCGGACCTGCAACTGGGGATCATGATTGAAATACCGTCCGCCGCCTTGCTGGCGCCGGTGCTGGCCAAGGAAGTCGACTTTTTCAGCGTCGGCACCAACGACTTGACGCAATACACCCTGGCGATCGACCGTGGCCACCCGACTCTTTCGGCCCAGGCCGATGGCTTGCACCCGGCCGTACTACAACTGATCGACATCACCGTGCGTGCCGCCCATGCCCATGGCAAGTGGGTCGGCGTGTGCGGCGAACTCGCGGCTGATCCGCTGGCGGTGCCGGTGCTGGTGGGCTTGGGGGTAGACGAGTTGAGCGTTTCGGCGCGCAGCATTGCCGAAGTCAAGGCGCGGGTCCGCGAGTTGAGCCTTGCGCAGGTACAAACCCTGGCCCAAGAGGCCTTGGCCGTGGGCAGCGCCGATGACGTGCGCGCATTAGTGGAGGCGCTGTAATGGCGAAGATTCTTACCCTGACCCTCAACCCGGCGCTCGACCTCACGGTGGAGTTGGCGCGCCTGGAACCGGGCCAGGTCAACCGCAGCGAGGCCATGCACGCCCACGCCGCCGGCAAGGGCGTGAACGTGGCGCAGGTGCTGGCCGACCTCGGCCATACGCTGACGGTCAGTGGCTTTCTGGGTGAGGACAACGCCCAGCTGTTCGAGGCGCTGTTCACCCAGCGTGGCTTTGTCGACGCTTTTATCCGCGTGCCCGGGGAAACCCGCAGCAACATCAAGCTGGCCGAGCAGGACGGACGCATCACTGACCTCAACGGCCCGGGACCGGTGGTCGACGAAGCCGCGCAGCAAGCGTTGCTGCAACGCCTGGAACAGATCGCCCCTGGGCACGACGTCGTCGTGGTGGCGGGCAGCTTGCCCCGCGGCGTCAGCCCGCAATGGTTGCAGGCGTTGATCACGCGCTTGAAAGAACTCGGCCTGAGGGTGGCCCTCGACACCAGCGGTGAAGCCTTGCGCGTCGCCTTGGCGGCGGGCCCCTGGCTGATCAAGCCGAACACCGAAGAGCTGGCCGATGCGCTGGGCTGCGAGGTGGTGAGCGAATTGGCCCAGGCTCAAGCAGCACAGCGCCTGCATGCCCAAGGCATCGAGCATGTGGTGATTTCCCACGGCGCCGACGGCGTGAACTGGTTCAGCGTCGGTTCGGCCCTGCATGCCTCGCCGCCCAAGGTCACTGTCGCCAGCACCGTGGGCGCTGGGGATTCGCTGCTAGCGGGCATGCTGCATGGCCTGCTCGGCGCTCATACCCCGGAGCAGACCCTGCGCACCGCCACGGCCATCGCGGCCATGGCGGTCACGCAGATCGGTTTTGGCATCCACGACACCGCGTTGCTGGCGTCGCTTGAACAGGGCGTGCGCGTGCGCCCCCTGACAGAACAATAAGAGGGTTCGCGAGAATGAAATTAGCCATTGTGACGGCCTGCCCGAACGGCATGGTCACCAGTGTGTTGTGCGCCCGTCTGCTGGACGCGGCGGCTCAGCGCCAGGGTTGGAGCACCAGCGTTGAAGTGCACGACGCGGCTCACCCGGAACGCCAGTTGTCGGCGGCGACCCTTGAAGCGGCCGAGTGGGTGTTACTGGTTGCCAGCGGCCCGGTGGATATGTCGCGTTTCGTCGGCAAGCGCCTGTTCCGCAGCACCCCAGCCCAGGCCCTGCAAGATGTCGATTCGGTGCTGCGTCGCGGCGCCGAAGAGGCCAAGGTTTTTGTCGAGTCGGACGTACTGGAGGAGTCTCCGGCGGTATCGGCTGAACGTGCTCCGCGTCTGGTTGCCATCACCGCTTGCCCAACCGGCGTTGCCCATACCTTCATGGCTGCCGAGGCGTTGCAGCAGGCGGCGAAGAAGCTCGGTTACGACTTGCAAGTGGAAACCCAGGGCTCGGTGGGCGCACGCAACCCGTTGAGCCCCGAGGCCATCGCTGAGGCGGACGTGGTGCTGCTGGCCACCGACATCGAAGTCGCCACCGAGCGTTTTGCCGGCAAGAAGATCTATCGCTGCAGTACCGGCATCGCCTTGAAACAGGCCGAAGCGACACTGAACAAGGCGTTGGTCGAAGGCCGCCAGGAAAGCGCCGCGAGCGGTGCCACAGGCCCGGCCAAGGCGGAAAAGACCGGTGTCTATAAACACTTGTTGACCGGCGTGTCGTTCATGCTGCCGATGGTGGTGGCCGGTGGTCTGTTGATTGCCCTGTCGTTCGTGTTCGGCATCACCGCGTTCAAGGAGCCCGGCACGTTGGCGGCGGCGCTGATGCAGATCGGCGGCGACACCGCGTTCAAATTGATGGTGCCGTTGCTGGCCGGTTACATCGCCTATTCCATCGCTGACCGTCCGGGCCTGGCGCCGGGGATGATTGGCGGGATGCTCGCGAGCACCTTGGGCGCCGGGTTCATCGGCGGGATCATTGCCGGTTTCCTGGCCGGGTATGCGGCCAAGGCGATCAGCCGTTATGCGCGCCTGCCCCAGAGCCTGGAAGCGCTCAAGCCGATCCTGATCATTCCGCTGCTGGCGAGCCTGTTCACCGGGCTGGTGATGATCTACATCGTCGGTAAACCGGTGGCGGGCATGCTCGAGGCGCTGACCCACTTCCTCGACAGCATGGGCACCACCAACGCGATTCTGCTGGGCGTGCTGCTGGGGGCGATGATGTGCGTCGACCTCGGCGGGCCGATCAACAAGGCTGCCTATGCGTTTTCGGTGGGGCTGCTGGCTTCGCAAAGTTATGCCCCGATGGCCGCGACCATGGCCGCCGGCATGGTGCCGCCGATTGGCCTGGGTATTGCCACTTTCATCGCCCGGCGCAAGTTCGCCCAGACCGAGCGCGAGGCCGGTAAAGCCGCGCTGGTGCTGGGGCTGTGCTTCATTTCCGAAGGGGCGATTCCGTTCGCCGCCAAGGACCCGCTGCGGGTGATCCCGGCCAGCATCGCCGGCGGCGCGCTGGCCGGTGCGCTGTCGATGTACTTCGGCTGCAAACTCATGGCTCCCCACGGCGGGCTGTTCGTGATGCTGATCCCCAACGCCATCAACCATGCGTTGTTGTATCTGCTGGCGATCGTGGCGGGGAGTCTGCTGACGGCGGTGACGTATGCGCTGCTCAAGCGGCCTGAGGTGGTGGAGATGGCGTTGGAGCCGGCGAAGGCCTGATCACATCCTTTGACGCAATGAAATCCCCCTGTGGGAGCGAGCTTGCTCGCGATAGCGGAGTGTCAGTCCACATTTTTGTCGGCTGACCCACCGCTATCGCGAGCAAGCTCGGCTCCCACAGTGTTTTTGGGTGTTCACGAGATCCCTGTCACACCCGATTAACACTGCCATGCTTAAGTCTCCCCATTTAAGGGAGAGCACCATGAGCGAATTCGACCTGGGCCGTCGCCGTGTGATGCAGGCTGTGGGGGCGGGGTTGTTGTTGCCGGGGCTGGCGCCGGCGGTGATGGCTTCGGTCAAGGATCGCCCGGTGCTCACCGAGGGTGTGCAATCGGGCGATTTGCAGGGCGACCGGGCGATGATCTGGAGCCGCAGCGACCGCCCGGCGCGGATGGTGGTGGAGTGGGACACCCGCAGCAAATTCAGCAATCCGCGCCGCTTCGTCTCGTCACTGGCCGACTCACGCAGCGATTTCACCGCCCGGGTCGAACTCACTGGCCTGCCGCCTGATCAGGCGATTTTCTACCGCGTGCATTTCGAAGACGCCCAGAGCGGCGTTGCCAGTGAGCCCTGGCTCGGTCACCTGCGCAGCGTGCCGCAGTTCAAGCGCAACATCCGTTTTGTCTGGAGCGGCGACACCGTCGGCCAGGGCTTTGGCATCAACCCGGACATCGGCGGCATGCGCATCTATGAAGCCATGCGCCTGCGCCTGCCGGACTTTTTTATCCACAGCGGTGACACCATCTACGCCGACGGCCCGGTGCCGGCGCAGATCACCACCGAGGGCGGTCGCGTCTGGCGCAACCTCACTACCGAAGCCAAGAGCAAAGTCGCCGAGACCCTGGATGAGTATCGTGGCAACTACCGCTACAACCTGATGGATGAAAACGTGCGCCGCTTCAATGCCGAAGTGCCGCAGATCTGGCAATGGGACGATCACGAGGTGGTCAACAACTGGTCGCCGGGCAAACAACTGGACGAGCGCTATCAGAGCAAGGATATCCACAGCCTCGTTGGCCGGGCGCGCCAGGCCTGGCTGGAATACGCGCCAATGCGCTTGCACAAGGCCGACGGCGGCGGGCGGATCTACCGCAAGCTCGGTTACGGGCCGATGCTGGATGTATTCGTGCTGGACATGCGCAGCTACCGTGAAGCCAACGACGCCAACCTCGGCGCGGCCAAACCCTTCCTGGGGCGGGAGCAGTTGAATTGGCTCAAGCGCGAATTGAAGCACTCCCGGGCCCAATGGAAGGTCATCGCCGCGGACATGCCCATTGGCCTGGGCGTGCCCGACGGTGAGGTCAGCCCTGGTGTGCCGCGCTGGGAAGCGGTCGCCAACGGTGACCCGGGGGCGGCCCAGGGGCGCGAACTGGAGATCGCCGAGCTGCTTGGCTACCTGCGCAAACATCAGGTGCGCAATTACGTCTGGCTCACCGCCGATGTCCATTATTGCGCGGCCCATCACTACCACCCGGAACAGGCCGCGTTCCAGGATTTTGAACCGTTCTGGGAGTTCGTCGCCGGGCCGCTGAATGCCGGCAGCTTCGGCCCCAATACGCTGGACAAGACCTTCGGCCCCGAAGTGGTGTTCCAGAAAGCGCCACCGGCCCAGAACACCTCGCCGTTTGCCGGGTATCAGTTCTTTGGCGAGGTGAACATCGACGGGCAGAGCGGGGAGATGAGTGTGGTGTTGCGGGATCTTGAAGGCGTGGCCGTATTCGAGAAGAAGTTGCAGCCAGTGTGAATGTCAGTCGCGTCAGGAGCTTCTGTGGGAGCAAAGCTTGCTCGCGATGACGGTATATCTGTCAATAAATTACTGACTGACAGTCCGCCATCGCGAGCAAGCTTTGCTCCCACAAGGGGAACGGTGGGGTACTTAAGAGTGGGGCCCGTCAGTAGACATCCCGCCGATATCGCCCTTGCTCGATCAGCCGCTCCACTTCCTCGCGCCCCAGTACCATGTTGAGCACGTGATCCACCCCTGAGGCCATGCCCTGCAAGCTGCCGCAGACATAGATCACTGCGCCGTCGGCGAGCCATTGTTTGAGCAGTGCTGCCGATTCCAGCAGGCGATCCTGGACGTAGATTTTCTGTTGCTGATCCCGGGAAAACGCCAGGTCCAGGCGCTCCAGGTCGCCGGAGGTCACCCATTCCTGCAGGTCGTCCCGGCAGTGAAAGTCGTGTTCGCGGTTGCGTTCGCCAAACACCAGCCAGTTGCGCTGCATGCCTTCGGCGACGCGGGCCTTGAGCAGGCTGCGCAGGCCGGCCAGGCCGGTGCCGTTGCCCAGCAGGATCATCGGCACGCCCTGGGGCGGCAGATGGAAACCACTGTTGCGGCGCACCCGCAGGCTGATGGCGCCGCCCAGTGGTACGTGCTCGGTGAGCCAGCCGGAACCGACGCCCAGGCTGCCGTCGGTGTGACGCTCCTGGCGTACGATCAGCTGCAGCACGCCATCGGCCGGAATCGAGGCGATGGAGTATTCGCGCATTGCCAACGGCGCCAGCGCGTCCACCAGCGCCTGGGCATGCAGGCCTACCAGGTGTGCGCGGTTTTGCGGTAGCTGGCGGGTGGCCAAGGCCTGGTCGAGGCGTTGCGACAAGCCATCGACTTGCACGCGAGCGATACCGGCGATGCCCAGGCCATCGAGAAAATGTTCGATGGCCCCCAGGTCATTGCGCGGCAGGACCTCCACCAGATCACCGGCCAGCCAACTGCTCGGGGTGGGGGCGGTGAGGCCCAGCAGGTACACGCCCGAGCCGCTGCTGTCGGGGTTGAGCAAGGTGCGCTGGCTGAGCGTCCAGTTGTCGAAGCTCGGCGCTTGCCAGGTGTTCAGCGGGGCTTGGCCGGTCAGCTCGGCCAGTTGTTGTTGCCAGTGACGCAAGGCATAAGGATCGCCGCTGTCGACTTCCACCGGGGCGAACAGGGTCTTGCCGCCGTGCTCCGCCAGCCAGGCGTGCAGGCGCCGGGCGAAGCCGCAGAAGTTTTCATACTGGCGGTCACCCAGGCCCAGCACCGCATAGTGCAGGTGCTCCAGGCTCAGCTCGCGGCCGAGTACTTTGCGCTCGAAACCCCGGGCGCTGTCCGGCCCTTCGCCATCGCCAAAGGTGCTGACGACGAACAGGGCATGGGTGGCACTGCTCAGGTCCTGCTCAGTGACGCCCGCCAGCGGTTGGACCTTCACCGGCAATCCGGCGGCCTGGAGTTGGCCGGCGGTCTGCCAGGCCAGTTGCTCGGCGAAACCGCTCTGGCTGGCGAAGCCGATCAGCCATGCCGGCGCATCGCTTGGGTTGGTGGCCAGCTTCTGGCGTGCCTGCTTGACCTGGCGCTTCTTGCGGCGACGGTCCAGGTACAGCAACCAGCCGGTGATGAAGAACAGCGGCATGCTCAGCGCGGCGAGCGTCACCAGGATCCGCCCGACCAGGCCGAAATAACTGCCGACATGCAGGGCATAAACACTGGTCAGCAACTGCGCCTTGAGGCTCTTGTCGCTGTAGCGGCTGTGTTGGCTGATAACGCCGGTCACCGGGTCGAGGAGGAGCTGGTTCAGCGCCCGGTCATGGGGTGAGTTTTTCAGCAGGTAGAACACTGTGGCAGGTTGCCCGGCCACAGGTGGCATGCGCACGTTGTAGGAGGAAAGATCAGGGCCTGCGGTGCTGTAGATGCTGCTCCACATCGCTCGGTAATCGGCGACCGGCGGCGGGCCTTCTGGCGCCGGACCACGCTTGCGCACCCGTTCTTCCTTGGGTGAATCCGAGAGCAGGCGGATCACGCCGTTGTTGTACCACTCGTAGGACCAGGTCAGCCCGGTCAGGGCCGCCAGCAGATAGAACACCAGGCACCAGGTGCCGGCCACCGAGTGCAAGTCCCAATTGAAGCTGCGACCTTTCTTCGCCCAGTCGAGGGTCAGCCAGGCGCGCCAGCTTTTCCACTGGCGCGGCCAGCGCAGGTACAGCCCGGACAGGCAGAAAAACACCAGGATCAACGTGCAGGCACCGGTAATCTGCCGGCCCACCTCATCCAGGGTCAGGACGCGGTGCAACCTGAGCATCAGGCCAAAGAAATCCTGGCCCACCACATCACCCATGAACTGAGCGTTGTACGGGTTGAAATAGCGCATGGGCCCGCGTTTTTCCCCGGGCGGCGCGGCGAAAATCGCCCGTGCGGCGTTGCCGCTGTCGGTCTCGACCCAGAGCATGGCGACGGTTTTGCCGGAGGCGGCCTCGATCTGTTCCACCAGCTCGGCGGGCGGCAGGACCCCGGCGGGTTGCTTCTCGACCATCAGCACTTGCGGGTTCAGCGCCCGCAGGATCTCGTCCTGGAACGACACCACGGCCCCGGTAATGCCCATCAACGCCAGGACCAGTCCGGCGCTGATGCCGAAAAACCAGTGCAACTGGAACAGGGTTTTCTTCAACACGTCGCCCGCCTTTGAGTCATTACTGTTCATCACGGCGCGCATGTTATCGAGAACCATTCATAAACACCCACAAAAAAAGCCCGTGACACCGTCACGGGCTTTCGGGTCCAGCCATCAGCGCATTACACGTAGAACGATTTCAGCGGCGGGAAGCCATTGAATTCCACGGCGCTGTAGCTGGTGGTGTAGGCACCGGTCGACAGCCAGTACAGGCGGTCACCGATGGCCAGGTTCAGCGGCAAACCGTACTTGTAATTTTCGTACATGATGTCGGCGCTGTCGCAAGTCGGGCCGGCGATGACCACTTCTTCCATCTCGCCTTTCTTCTCGGTCCAGATCGGGAACTTGATGGCTTCGTCCATGGTTTCGATCAGGCCGGAGAACTTGCCCACATCGGTGTACACCCAACGCTCGACGGCGGTACGCGATTTACGCGCCACCAGCACCACTTCGCTGACCAGAATGCCGGCGTTGGCGATCAACGAACGGCCCGGCTCCAGGATGATTTCCGGCAGGTCGTCGCCGAAGTCTTCCTTGAGGAAGCGGATGATTTCCTCGGCGTAGGTTTCCAGGCTGTTAGTGCGGGTGATGTAGTTGGCCGGGAAGCCGCCGCCCATGTTGATCAGCTTCAGGACGATGCCGTCTTCTTCTTTCAGGCGTTCGAAGATCACCTTGACCTTGGCGATGGCCGCGTCCCAGACGCTGATGTCGCGCTGTTGCGAGCCAACGTGGAACGAAATGCCGTACGGCACCAGGCCCAGGTCGCGGGCCAGGATCAGCAGGTCCATGGCCATGTCGGTCTGGCAGCCGAACTTGCGCGACAGTGGCCAGTCAGCGGTGGTCGAGCCTTCGGTGAGGATCCGTACATAGACCTTCGAGCCCGGTGCGGCCTTGGCGATGTTGCGCAGGTCGGCTTCGGAGTCGGTGGCATACAGGCGCACGCCCTTCTCGTAGAAGTAGCGGATGTCGCGGGATTTCTTGATGGTGTTGCCGTAGCTGATCTGATCCGGGCCTACGCCACGGCTCATGACCTTATCCAGCTCATAGATCGAGGCGATGTCGAAGTTCGAGCCTTTATCCTTGAGCAGGTCGATGATTTCCACCGCCGGGTTGGCCTTGACGGCGTAGTAGACCTTGGCGAAGTCGAAACCGGCGCGCAGGTCGTCATAGGCCTTGGAGATCATCGCGGTGTCGATCACCACGAACGGGGTTTCCTGCTTGTCGGCGAACGCTTTCATTTTCTGGAAGGTTTCGCGCGCGAAATAATCTTCGACCTGGATCGACATACTTGGGACTCCTACTGGCAAACATCAGGATCAATGGGTGTGAGGGCAAGCAGCCCTCGTGAACGTCCTCCGTATCCCCACTTTGGTTCGCCTACTTCCCAAGGCATGTCGCCGAAAGCAAAAAGGCCATGGGATGCGTGGTTCCCTTGGCCTTGCTGTCTCGTCGTCAGTACTTGAGCCGGATGGATCGTTTCCAGCATG includes:
- a CDS encoding type III PLP-dependent enzyme is translated as MSIQVEDYFARETFQKMKAFADKQETPFVVIDTAMISKAYDDLRAGFDFAKVYYAVKANPAVEIIDLLKDKGSNFDIASIYELDKVMSRGVGPDQISYGNTIKKSRDIRYFYEKGVRLYATDSEADLRNIAKAAPGSKVYVRILTEGSTTADWPLSRKFGCQTDMAMDLLILARDLGLVPYGISFHVGSQQRDISVWDAAIAKVKVIFERLKEEDGIVLKLINMGGGFPANYITRTNSLETYAEEIIRFLKEDFGDDLPEIILEPGRSLIANAGILVSEVVLVARKSRTAVERWVYTDVGKFSGLIETMDEAIKFPIWTEKKGEMEEVVIAGPTCDSADIMYENYKYGLPLNLAIGDRLYWLSTGAYTTSYSAVEFNGFPPLKSFYV
- a CDS encoding PepSY domain-containing protein codes for the protein MLKKTLFQLHWFFGISAGLVLALMGITGAVVSFQDEILRALNPQVLMVEKQPAGVLPPAELVEQIEAASGKTVAMLWVETDSGNAARAIFAAPPGEKRGPMRYFNPYNAQFMGDVVGQDFFGLMLRLHRVLTLDEVGRQITGACTLILVFFCLSGLYLRWPRQWKSWRAWLTLDWAKKGRSFNWDLHSVAGTWCLVFYLLAALTGLTWSYEWYNNGVIRLLSDSPKEERVRKRGPAPEGPPPVADYRAMWSSIYSTAGPDLSSYNVRMPPVAGQPATVFYLLKNSPHDRALNQLLLDPVTGVISQHSRYSDKSLKAQLLTSVYALHVGSYFGLVGRILVTLAALSMPLFFITGWLLYLDRRRKKRQVKQARQKLATNPSDAPAWLIGFASQSGFAEQLAWQTAGQLQAAGLPVKVQPLAGVTEQDLSSATHALFVVSTFGDGEGPDSARGFERKVLGRELSLEHLHYAVLGLGDRQYENFCGFARRLHAWLAEHGGKTLFAPVEVDSGDPYALRHWQQQLAELTGQAPLNTWQAPSFDNWTLSQRTLLNPDSSGSGVYLLGLTAPTPSSWLAGDLVEVLPRNDLGAIEHFLDGLGIAGIARVQVDGLSQRLDQALATRQLPQNRAHLVGLHAQALVDALAPLAMREYSIASIPADGVLQLIVRQERHTDGSLGVGSGWLTEHVPLGGAISLRVRRNSGFHLPPQGVPMILLGNGTGLAGLRSLLKARVAEGMQRNWLVFGERNREHDFHCRDDLQEWVTSGDLERLDLAFSRDQQQKIYVQDRLLESAALLKQWLADGAVIYVCGSLQGMASGVDHVLNMVLGREEVERLIEQGRYRRDVY